A genomic segment from Malus domestica chromosome 05, GDT2T_hap1 encodes:
- the LOC103435653 gene encoding protein TRIGALACTOSYLDIACYLGLYCEROL 1, chloroplastic-like isoform X1, whose translation MQTASYLHPFSYFADRRSLLKPDGWSKSQTSYSSDLVRRVLITRRPQTCKFLLPKQQTRLFAIPNIDDGHPSASVLEDSNTNHAPNSEAKTVLHKWSPPTYMWRGFSALILAGQVILRTLKGKVHWGNTLQQLKRVGPGSVGVCLLTSTFVGMAFTIQFVREFTRLGLSRAVGGVLALAFSRELSPVITSIVVAGRIGSSFAAELGTMQVSEQTDTLRVLGADPVDYLVTPRVIATCIALPFLTLMCFSVGMASSALLSDGIYGVSINIILDSACRALKPWDIISAMIKSQVFGAIISIVSCAWGVTTMGGAKGVGESTTSAVVISLVGIFIADFVLSCCFFQGVGDSLKRL comes from the exons ATGCAAACCGCTTCATATCTTCATCCGTTCTCTTATTTTGCTGACAG AAGAAGCCTTTTGAAACCAGATGGGTGGAGTAAATCACAAACCTCATATTCAAGTGATCTTGTCAGGAGAGTTCTGATTACTAGAAGACCTCAGACATGTAAGTTTCTCTTGCCTAAGCAACAAACCAGATTGTTTGCAATTCCCAACATAGATGATGGCCACCCTTCTGCCTCTGTGTTAGAAGATTCAAATACAAATCATGCACCCAATTCAGAAGCGAAGACGGTGTTGCACAAATGGTCACCTCCCACGTATATGTGGAGGGGGTTTTCAGCTCTTATCCTGGCAGGACAGGTTATTTTGAGAACTTTGAAGGGCAAAGTGCACTGGGGAAATACACTTCAGCAATTAAAGAGAGTTGGGCCAGGTTCAGTCGGGGTCTGTCTCTTGACTTCAACATTTGTTGGCATGGCCTTTACGATCCAATTCGTTAGGGAATTTACTAGATTAGGGTTAAGCAGAGCCGTTGGTGGGGTTTTAGCACTGGCTTTCTCAAGGGAGTTGAGTCCTGTAATTACATCAATCGTGGTTGCTGGGCGTATTGGAAGCTCATTTGCTGCAGAGTTGGGAACAATGCAGGTTTCTGAGCAAACCGACACTCTGAGAGTTCTTGGGGCTGACCCGGTTGATTATCTTGTGACTCCAAGGGTGATTGCTACATGTATTGCTCTTCCGTTTCTGACTCTAATGTGTTTCTCAGTAGGGATGGCATCCAGCGCCCTCCTTTCCGATGGCATTTATGGTGTTAGCATCAACATTATATTGGATTCAGCTTGCAGAGCTCTCAAACCATGGGATATAATTAGTGCAATGATCAAGTCACAGGTTTTTGGTGCGATCATATCGATTGTGAGTTGTGCTTGGGGAGTGACCACTATGGGAGGAGCCAAGGGTGTTGGAGAGTCAACAACTTCGGCTGTGGTTATATCTCTTGTTGGGATCTTTATCGCAGATTTTGTACTCTCGTGTTGTTTCTTCCAGGGAGTTGGAGATTCATTGAAGAGGCTCTAA
- the LOC103435653 gene encoding protein TRIGALACTOSYLDIACYLGLYCEROL 1, chloroplastic-like isoform X2, producing MQTASYLHPFSYFADRSLLKPDGWSKSQTSYSSDLVRRVLITRRPQTCKFLLPKQQTRLFAIPNIDDGHPSASVLEDSNTNHAPNSEAKTVLHKWSPPTYMWRGFSALILAGQVILRTLKGKVHWGNTLQQLKRVGPGSVGVCLLTSTFVGMAFTIQFVREFTRLGLSRAVGGVLALAFSRELSPVITSIVVAGRIGSSFAAELGTMQVSEQTDTLRVLGADPVDYLVTPRVIATCIALPFLTLMCFSVGMASSALLSDGIYGVSINIILDSACRALKPWDIISAMIKSQVFGAIISIVSCAWGVTTMGGAKGVGESTTSAVVISLVGIFIADFVLSCCFFQGVGDSLKRL from the exons ATGCAAACCGCTTCATATCTTCATCCGTTCTCTTATTTTGCTGACAG AAGCCTTTTGAAACCAGATGGGTGGAGTAAATCACAAACCTCATATTCAAGTGATCTTGTCAGGAGAGTTCTGATTACTAGAAGACCTCAGACATGTAAGTTTCTCTTGCCTAAGCAACAAACCAGATTGTTTGCAATTCCCAACATAGATGATGGCCACCCTTCTGCCTCTGTGTTAGAAGATTCAAATACAAATCATGCACCCAATTCAGAAGCGAAGACGGTGTTGCACAAATGGTCACCTCCCACGTATATGTGGAGGGGGTTTTCAGCTCTTATCCTGGCAGGACAGGTTATTTTGAGAACTTTGAAGGGCAAAGTGCACTGGGGAAATACACTTCAGCAATTAAAGAGAGTTGGGCCAGGTTCAGTCGGGGTCTGTCTCTTGACTTCAACATTTGTTGGCATGGCCTTTACGATCCAATTCGTTAGGGAATTTACTAGATTAGGGTTAAGCAGAGCCGTTGGTGGGGTTTTAGCACTGGCTTTCTCAAGGGAGTTGAGTCCTGTAATTACATCAATCGTGGTTGCTGGGCGTATTGGAAGCTCATTTGCTGCAGAGTTGGGAACAATGCAGGTTTCTGAGCAAACCGACACTCTGAGAGTTCTTGGGGCTGACCCGGTTGATTATCTTGTGACTCCAAGGGTGATTGCTACATGTATTGCTCTTCCGTTTCTGACTCTAATGTGTTTCTCAGTAGGGATGGCATCCAGCGCCCTCCTTTCCGATGGCATTTATGGTGTTAGCATCAACATTATATTGGATTCAGCTTGCAGAGCTCTCAAACCATGGGATATAATTAGTGCAATGATCAAGTCACAGGTTTTTGGTGCGATCATATCGATTGTGAGTTGTGCTTGGGGAGTGACCACTATGGGAGGAGCCAAGGGTGTTGGAGAGTCAACAACTTCGGCTGTGGTTATATCTCTTGTTGGGATCTTTATCGCAGATTTTGTACTCTCGTGTTGTTTCTTCCAGGGAGTTGGAGATTCATTGAAGAGGCTCTAA